One Lachnospiraceae bacterium C1.1 genomic region harbors:
- the thiM gene encoding hydroxyethylthiazole kinase has protein sequence MLGKYVENVREKQPLVHNITNYVTVNDVANVLLACGGSPIMSDEPDDVEDITSICGGLNINIGTLNKSSIEGMYRAGKKANELGHIVLLDPVGAGASALRTNTALGLIEKVKFNIIRGNISEIKTIAFGSGTTKGVDADIADAVNEENLDSAVKFAKDLAQKTGAVIAITGAIDLVTDGEKCFVIRNGKAEMGRITGTGCQLSGLMTAFAVANPDSVCEAAAAAVCTMGLAGEIGFERMQEGDGNSTYRNRIIDAIYHMDAETLDKGAKYEIR, from the coding sequence ATGCTAGGGAAATATGTGGAAAATGTTAGGGAAAAACAGCCGCTGGTACATAATATAACAAATTATGTGACAGTTAATGATGTGGCAAATGTATTGCTTGCATGCGGCGGGAGTCCGATCATGTCGGATGAGCCCGATGATGTGGAGGATATCACAAGCATCTGCGGCGGACTTAATATCAATATCGGAACACTTAATAAGAGCAGTATCGAAGGAATGTATCGTGCAGGCAAAAAGGCAAACGAGCTTGGTCACATTGTTTTGTTGGATCCTGTAGGGGCAGGAGCTTCGGCACTTCGTACGAATACGGCTCTGGGTCTTATTGAAAAGGTAAAATTCAATATTATCAGAGGAAATATCTCCGAGATAAAGACTATTGCTTTTGGCAGCGGTACGACCAAAGGAGTGGATGCTGATATTGCGGATGCGGTAAATGAAGAAAATCTCGACAGCGCTGTTAAATTTGCAAAAGATCTTGCCCAAAAAACAGGAGCAGTTATAGCTATAACAGGTGCGATCGACCTTGTAACAGACGGAGAAAAATGCTTTGTAATAAGGAATGGTAAAGCTGAAATGGGAAGGATCACCGGAACCGGATGCCAGCTTTCAGGCCTGATGACGGCTTTTGCAGTGGCTAATCCGGATTCTGTCTGTGAGGCTGCGGCAGCTGCGGTATGCACTATGGGACTTGCTGGAGAAATAGGATTCGAAAGAATGCAGGAGGGGGACGGAAATTCCACCTACAGAAACCGCATAATAGATGCAATTTATCATATGGATGCAGAAACCCTCGACAAGGGCGCAAAATACGAGATCAGATAA
- a CDS encoding methyltransferase domain-containing protein, producing MEKKEKFDGYADKYDEWFMKNENLFTSELRLYKKALGDISGKKLLSVGCGSGLFESFVDSSNIEGIEPSEDMGRIAEKRGVNIIKYGVIEEIDLPENTYDIIYFNGSSSYMENLKPIYEKSLRALKQGGKLILFDVPKESAFGFMYLLGKSLNTYDHEYLKGTMPELPYPLELASSGVWHSTEEKINILKELGVTKFDFYQTLVKNPLYTNEEAEEVSEGYKSGGYVAIIADK from the coding sequence ATGGAAAAGAAAGAGAAATTTGATGGTTACGCTGACAAGTATGATGAGTGGTTCATGAAAAATGAGAACCTTTTTACAAGTGAACTCAGACTTTATAAAAAAGCACTTGGAGATATTTCAGGGAAAAAACTTTTATCGGTAGGCTGCGGCAGCGGACTTTTTGAGAGCTTTGTAGACAGCAGTAATATCGAAGGTATTGAGCCGTCGGAGGATATGGGAAGGATCGCTGAAAAGCGCGGTGTCAATATCATTAAATATGGAGTTATAGAAGAAATTGATCTTCCGGAAAATACTTATGACATTATTTATTTCAACGGAAGCTCCAGCTATATGGAGAACTTAAAACCCATATATGAAAAAAGCCTTCGTGCATTAAAACAGGGCGGTAAACTTATTCTTTTTGATGTTCCGAAAGAGAGCGCATTTGGATTTATGTATCTTCTTGGAAAGAGCCTGAATACTTATGATCATGAGTATCTTAAAGGAACAATGCCGGAACTTCCTTACCCGCTTGAACTGGCGAGCTCCGGAGTATGGCATTCTACGGAGGAAAAGATCAATATCTTAAAAGAGCTTGGAGTAACTAAATTTGATTTTTACCAGACATTAGTAAAGAATCCTCTCTATACAAATGAAGAGGCTGAAGAGGTTTCAGAGGGTTATAAGAGTGGCGGATACGTTGCCATAATAGCTGATAAA
- a CDS encoding HAD family phosphatase codes for MNFGKDIKGIIFDIDGVLLDSMIIWKDLGVRYLRAKGKEAESGLSEILFSMSMEDGAEYIKSHYLPEMPAEEISEGISKMLEDFYFYEVEIKTGADKLLESLEEAGVKITAATSSPREHVERALSRNGILKFIDKIFTSSEIGSSKHSPEIYDAAAKSMGLKREEVCVFEDSLYALKTAAQAGYHTVGVYDANGEADQTGLEEAAEIYIRDFASIF; via the coding sequence ATGAATTTTGGAAAAGATATCAAGGGCATAATTTTTGATATAGATGGAGTGCTTTTAGACTCGATGATAATCTGGAAGGATCTTGGAGTCAGATATTTAAGGGCTAAAGGGAAAGAGGCTGAAAGCGGTCTCTCGGAAATACTTTTTTCAATGAGTATGGAAGACGGAGCCGAATATATCAAAAGCCATTATCTGCCTGAGATGCCGGCTGAAGAAATATCGGAAGGGATCTCAAAAATGCTCGAGGATTTTTATTTTTATGAGGTTGAGATTAAGACAGGAGCAGATAAACTGCTTGAAAGTCTTGAAGAAGCCGGGGTTAAGATCACGGCGGCGACCTCGAGTCCGAGAGAGCATGTAGAGAGGGCACTTTCGAGAAACGGCATTCTTAAGTTTATAGATAAGATCTTCACCAGTTCCGAGATCGGTTCAAGTAAACATTCTCCGGAAATATATGATGCGGCGGCAAAGTCGATGGGCTTAAAAAGAGAAGAAGTATGTGTTTTTGAAGATTCTCTTTATGCCCTTAAAACGGCTGCCCAAGCCGGCTATCACACAGTCGGGGTATATGATGCAAACGGAGAAGCTGACCAGACGGGACTTGAAGAAGCAGCAGAAATTTATATACGGGACTTTGCTTCTATTTTCTGA
- the thiD gene encoding bifunctional hydroxymethylpyrimidine kinase/phosphomethylpyrimidine kinase: protein MRKALTIAGSDSCGGAGIQADIKTMTMNGVYAMSAITALTAQNTTGVRDILEASPEFLGEQIDAVFEDIFPDAVKIGMVSSTGLIELIAEKLKKYEAKNIVVDPVMVATSGARLIEEDAVEALKTKLLPIATVITPNIPEAEILSGMKIEDEAAMEKAAGILFERYGCAALVKGGHRINDANDVLYCGDDQGFKWFKGQRINNPNTHGTGCTLSSAIASNLAKGYSLSESVELAKAYLSGALAAMLDLGKGSGPMAHNFAILNRGE from the coding sequence ATGAGAAAAGCATTGACGATCGCAGGATCTGATTCCTGCGGAGGCGCCGGTATACAGGCGGACATCAAAACGATGACCATGAATGGAGTTTATGCAATGAGTGCGATAACAGCCCTCACTGCACAAAATACGACCGGCGTAAGAGACATATTGGAAGCATCTCCGGAATTCCTTGGAGAGCAGATAGATGCTGTATTTGAGGATATTTTTCCGGATGCAGTTAAGATCGGGATGGTTTCATCCACAGGCTTGATAGAGCTTATAGCGGAGAAACTTAAAAAATACGAAGCAAAAAATATCGTAGTTGATCCTGTAATGGTTGCGACCAGCGGAGCAAGGCTCATAGAAGAAGATGCAGTGGAAGCCTTAAAGACAAAACTCCTGCCTATTGCGACCGTAATAACACCAAACATTCCGGAAGCGGAGATATTAAGCGGAATGAAAATAGAGGATGAAGCAGCAATGGAAAAAGCTGCCGGGATCCTTTTTGAGCGTTACGGCTGTGCGGCTTTGGTAAAGGGCGGACACAGGATCAATGATGCCAATGATGTTTTATATTGCGGAGATGACCAGGGATTTAAATGGTTTAAGGGACAAAGAATTAATAATCCCAATACGCATGGAACCGGTTGTACACTTTCAAGCGCCATCGCCTCGAATCTTGCAAAGGGCTATAGTCTGTCTGAGTCTGTCGAGCTGGCAAAGGCTTACCTTTCCGGAGCGCTTGCAGCAATGCTTGATCTGGGAAAAGGCTCAGGACCTATGGCACATAATTTTGCAATTTTAAATAGAGGAGAATGA
- the thiE gene encoding thiamine phosphate synthase, whose product MKDKLEEKLLLYAVTDRHWLGDRTLYDVVRESLDGGVTFLQLREKELDDDKFYEEAVELQKMAGEYGVPFIVNDNVDIAVRMNADGVHVGQSDMEAGDVRAAIGPDKILGVSAQTVEQALLAEKEGADYLGVGAVFPTGSKDDADDVSYDTLKAICEAVSIPVVAIGGITKENTLELAGSGICGIAVISAIYAQSDIKKATAELKKITEETVK is encoded by the coding sequence ATGAAGGATAAACTTGAAGAAAAACTGCTTTTATATGCAGTTACAGACAGGCACTGGCTTGGCGACAGGACCCTTTATGATGTTGTAAGGGAGAGTCTTGACGGTGGAGTTACTTTTTTGCAGCTGAGGGAAAAAGAACTTGATGATGATAAATTCTATGAAGAAGCTGTAGAACTCCAGAAAATGGCAGGAGAATACGGAGTTCCTTTTATCGTAAATGATAACGTGGATATAGCTGTAAGAATGAATGCGGATGGTGTTCATGTGGGGCAGAGCGATATGGAAGCCGGGGATGTAAGGGCTGCAATAGGTCCGGACAAAATACTAGGAGTTTCTGCACAGACCGTAGAGCAGGCTCTTCTGGCAGAGAAAGAAGGAGCAGATTATCTGGGAGTTGGCGCAGTATTTCCGACAGGGTCAAAAGATGATGCCGATGATGTTTCCTATGATACATTAAAGGCTATCTGTGAAGCAGTGTCGATACCTGTTGTAGCCATAGGCGGGATCACAAAGGAAAATACTCTGGAACTCGCCGGAAGTGGTATATGCGGTATTGCGGTAATTAGTGCGATATATGCGCAGTCAGATATTAAAAAAGCGACTGCTGAGCTTAAAAAGATCACTGAGGAAACAGTTAAATGA